One Leptospira semungkisensis DNA segment encodes these proteins:
- a CDS encoding PLU-1-like domain protein, with protein MEFPELDPYFQSLTDITDTISILNSPYESDFDADISKMEDFWRDVQAMGWLSTDKEYFNLFTSHFSFHIKIVEEIVREAREILDPERRAYVKRLVSYCKSTEEWLADLQKRRRATETLATA; from the coding sequence GTGGAATTTCCAGAACTAGATCCGTACTTCCAAAGTCTCACGGATATCACAGATACAATTTCGATCTTAAACTCTCCGTATGAATCCGATTTCGACGCAGACATTTCCAAGATGGAAGATTTTTGGAGGGATGTCCAGGCTATGGGTTGGCTCTCCACTGACAAAGAATACTTCAACCTATTTACCAGTCATTTTTCCTTTCATATCAAGATCGTAGAAGAGATCGTCAGAGAAGCAAGAGAGATCTTGGACCCGGAACGCAGAGCGTATGTGAAGCGTTTAGTGTCTTATTGCAAGAGCACTGAAGAGTGGTTGGCGGATCTTCAAAAACGCCGTAGAGCCACAGAAACTCTCGCTACCGCTTAA
- a CDS encoding SRPBCC family protein: METRSIIKEFKYAFPLEKVWSAVTVNEELIHWLADKVTGRPKIGGNFSWTWNLGPEGELTSTGVYKKIVPFEELILQWQDHPAGDIELKLEFEKDGEEGTLLRLTNSGYPLGDKYDFWIEAASEGWDEESMHLLQYLMKN, from the coding sequence ATGGAAACAAGAAGCATTATTAAGGAATTCAAATATGCGTTTCCTTTGGAAAAAGTTTGGAGCGCTGTGACGGTTAACGAGGAATTGATCCACTGGCTCGCTGATAAGGTGACTGGCCGTCCTAAGATCGGCGGAAACTTTTCCTGGACCTGGAATTTGGGTCCTGAAGGAGAACTCACTTCTACCGGGGTCTACAAGAAGATCGTTCCATTCGAAGAATTGATCTTACAATGGCAGGATCATCCCGCAGGTGATATAGAATTAAAACTTGAATTCGAGAAAGACGGAGAAGAAGGCACTCTTCTTAGATTGACGAACTCAGGCTATCCCCTCGGAGACAAATATGATTTCTGGATAGAGGCAGCCTCCGAAGGTTGGGACGAAGAGAGTATGCATCTTCTCCAATACCTAATGAAAAATTGA